A section of the Paenibacillus odorifer genome encodes:
- a CDS encoding ABC transporter permease, protein MRNFNNLIVNEWLKISKKRTFIVPYVILILLSLLLGYIVHSVSPDMFESAYDFSAMMLLSQGIGQVITILAIIGTAGIVSKEYSQGTIKFLLIRARSRTAILASKYVVVLLYALTLTVIGGIAVFGTGALWFGLSGGEAGMSEMLTNLLYNLVSTVVYGTLAFMLGVLTTSTGVTIGATMFALMIDKLIISRDFYKYVLFPNLNLAAYEGGGAPMPGMTLTFSIVMLALYTVVFLLIGFSVFRRRDVA, encoded by the coding sequence TTGCGTAACTTCAATAATCTTATTGTTAATGAATGGCTCAAGATTTCAAAGAAACGCACATTTATTGTGCCATATGTGATATTAATTCTATTATCCCTGCTATTAGGTTATATTGTTCATTCTGTTTCACCTGACATGTTTGAATCAGCTTATGATTTTTCAGCTATGATGCTGCTTTCCCAAGGGATTGGCCAAGTGATTACAATTCTTGCGATCATCGGAACAGCAGGTATTGTCTCAAAAGAGTATAGTCAAGGAACCATTAAGTTCCTGCTTATCCGCGCCAGAAGCCGTACAGCAATCCTCGCATCCAAATATGTGGTTGTACTGTTGTATGCTTTGACTTTGACCGTCATCGGAGGCATAGCCGTTTTTGGAACAGGAGCTTTGTGGTTTGGACTAAGTGGTGGAGAAGCGGGTATGAGTGAGATGCTTACAAACCTATTGTATAATCTCGTTAGTACGGTTGTGTATGGAACACTTGCTTTTATGCTGGGGGTATTAACCACTTCAACTGGGGTAACGATTGGGGCTACTATGTTTGCGCTAATGATAGACAAATTGATTATTTCTCGTGATTTTTACAAATATGTTCTGTTTCCTAACTTAAATTTAGCTGCTTATGAAGGTGGAGGAGCACCTATGCCTGGAATGACGCTGACCTTTTCCATCGTGATGCTTGCCTTATACACAGTTGTCTTTCTTCTCATAGGTTTCTCCGTCTTTAGACGAAGGGATGTTGCTTAA